AAGCAGTTCCAATGGGCTGCTGCATATGACAAGGGGGAAATCTAGGTGTGGCATCAGAGCAACATCAAAAGTCAAATGGTTGCACTGGTACACCAAAACCGGATGTTGTACTGGTACAAGTCAACAGCAATGTGACTGCTGTTCAACTGCACTATGCAAGGTATTGCAGAAAGAAAGCATAGTAGGAGAGCGGCAACACTAAGAGCAATTGTATCCATGTCAGCACAAGCAAAGTCACATAAACTCCTAGCTCCACCAAAGCAATCTTTCAATCAAAAAGCATAAGCATTAACTGAAGGCCTAAACAGACCCCCAAGGGAACATAATGCCAAATGAGAAACACACTAGTGCTTGCATCTTTGGAAGTATTGGGGTGGCAGTTGCCCGTAAGACCCCTCGTCCAGTTATGCAATGCCACTGCTAAGGCCCTATTTCAACCAAAGTAACTGCCATACTGGATCTGCCCAATGAACCTTCTGTATTTTGGAATTTGGCAATTACCAGATAGATTGCATGAGAAGCTTGACAGGCAGAACATAATTACATGGTTTTGTTAGTCCTCGCATCAGATAACGATCTGGAAGATTTAAGCATCTACAGCAGTTGAATCAAAGCACATCAGGAATGGGCTTTTATTTCTAATCAGGAGATAAAGGACCACAGACACTTATGCCTATGTTAATCATCATGGGAATGGGCCTGATACCTGGATGAATGCAAGACAAGTTACAGACGGCACCTGTATCCCACCCACACACCCTTTAATCTTATGGTTCATTTCATGGTGGTTTAAGTGCCAGTTTCAGGACCTGGCTATTAGCCTTCAAGCTCTCCCACATTGTTCTCCACCTGTGGTTGTTGATCACTAGTCCACTGCACAATGCTGTCCCTCAGGTGCTGCATGATGACTGTGGATTCCTTGTAGAACTCTAGGCTGAGGGTCTCCAAGCCAGCAATGGCCTTATCAAAGGCAGCTTTGGCTAGTTTGGTTGCCTGCTGGGGGTTGTTGAGGACTTCATAATAAAGCATAGAGTAgttcagggccagggccagggccaaaGGGTGAGTGGGTTCCATGTACTTCTGACTAAGTTCTTGAGCTTCTCCATAGGCTTTCTCTGCAGACTTAACGAGTGTCTCCTTGGCATCAGGCAGGGCCACCTCAGCTAAGTAGCGGTAGTTGTCTCCTTTCATGATCAGGTAAAAAGCCCGGCTTTCATCATCTGACTCACTGCAGTGCTTCAGCAGGACATTGTCTAGCAAGCTAAGAATCTCCCAGCATTGTGCTTCCAGTTCTTTTTTGATAGCCTCACGATAGGCCTGGGCTTGCTCCTTCTGCTTTCCAACCCCTTGCTCCACTGAGCACTTTAGCCGCCGCCAAGAAGAACAATGTTCCTGTATTAGGAGCTTGTGAGCCTCAGAGAGCAGGGTCTTCTCCTCGTGAGTCAATGGCTCCTTCCCTTCCACCACAAGCTGCTTCATGGCAGTGGCCATGTCCTTGTATCTGCCACATTGTTCTgcgagctgtgctgcctgcaccAGCTGCTTGCGGCTCAGCATTGACTAGGAGAGACCAGGAGACACAGACTGGCCTGTCTGGGCCAGGAGGAGGTTCTAGGTGAGTGTGGCAGGCAACACATGATGTCATAGGGACAGGAAGGTTCTGGAACATTCAAGAGCAGACAACTCATTTCCATATAAACTGTGTGGCACATTCATCTACAGAAATTATGCTGAGTTTAGAATAGACGATTCTGCTCATGCTAGCTGTCCCCTAGTATCACAAGGCATCTATAGTATCTGGACATATGGTGAGGCTGGTGTTGCAGTGCAATCACATAGAAATATGGGCTAGTAAGAATGTGGTGGCACAGCCCAACTGTGCTTATGCCAGATTTCAAGGTAGGTGTTAAAACCTTTAAGATATGTGGGTCTTAGGAGAACATACCAGATGTTATGATTTACCTGTTTTATCAtgaacaaaacaagaaaaacctATAAGGTTTTTCGGTCCCTGGGTGTGTCTGTTACACTTATTCAGGTATCTGTTTATCTTCTATCTTATGAACATAGCTTCTAACAGGTTCCTAATCCTATCTAACCTCAAGAACTAATCTACCCTCCACCCTCATCCCAAATCTCAATCACACATCAATTGCCCCAAAACTGTCTTTTCCCCACATATTCCACTAAGTATTCTCCCTCTTACATCAACATTCCATATGCCAAACAATCTCCCCACCCTGCTCAATAAGAGAAGCCTCAGACCAAAGATCACTACAGTGGTAATGTTCAACCACTGTTCAACCATCAGGCTTTCCATTAAGTTGCAGATGCCACACAATGTGTTTTTGGCAACCACACAAGTGGTTGTCtgaaaccacttttaaaagcctTGTGGTAGCTTTTATTGGAGCATAAGTCCCCAAAACATCTAACAACAGATAATCCTCTaatacatttatttttgtttagatATTTGTTACCCgcttttcattttttattaattcCCAAGTGGGGACCAGCTATAAAATAGCAAACAACAAGAAAACAGTAACTAATAACTTCTCAATATGACACAGAATAATTAAAAATACTAAATCAGATCCATGTATGGGCTTACCAAGTCATCAAGGGTGAACACTGAATATGGTACAATATAGTCATCATCTGTTTTAAGTGAAATCTAGGCTAATTCGGAGGAGCAGTGGGTGAAAGTCTGGATTGTTAAACATTAGAAACACAATTCTGGCACCtttgaggagagctagtcttatggtagcaagcatgacttgagcactgtaagatatccccttaagggatggaagtggagcgctctggaaagagcatctgaggttcaaagttttctccctggcagc
Above is a window of Hemicordylus capensis ecotype Gifberg chromosome 2, rHemCap1.1.pri, whole genome shotgun sequence DNA encoding:
- the LOC128344425 gene encoding 14-3-3 protein gamma-like, producing the protein MLSRKQLVQAAQLAEQCGRYKDMATAMKQLVVEGKEPLTHEEKTLLSEAHKLLIQEHCSSWRRLKCSVEQGVGKQKEQAQAYREAIKKELEAQCWEILSLLDNVLLKHCSESDDESRAFYLIMKGDNYRYLAEVALPDAKETLVKSAEKAYGEAQELSQKYMEPTHPLALALALNYSMLYYEVLNNPQQATKLAKAAFDKAIAGLETLSLEFYKESTVIMQHLRDSIVQWTSDQQPQVENNVGELEG